From a single Nostoc sp. MS1 genomic region:
- a CDS encoding NYN domain-containing protein — protein sequence MGSPMNRLSIFVDGNNMFYAQQKNGWFFDPRRVLEYFKNEQSETTLINAFWYTGLKDPQDQRGFRDALISLGYTVRTKILKEYYDDSSGRYSQKANLDIEIVVDMFNTVDQYDRVVLFSGDGDFERAIELLRSKNTHITVVSTEGMIARELRNATDRYIDLNDIRDRIEKADGNI from the coding sequence ATGGGTTCCCCAATGAATCGTCTGTCTATTTTTGTAGACGGAAACAATATGTTCTATGCTCAACAAAAAAATGGATGGTTTTTTGACCCCAGGCGGGTTTTAGAATACTTCAAAAACGAGCAATCAGAAACAACACTCATCAACGCATTTTGGTACACTGGTTTAAAAGACCCACAAGATCAACGAGGTTTTCGAGACGCGCTAATCAGCTTAGGATATACAGTTAGGACTAAAATACTTAAAGAATATTATGATGATTCATCTGGTCGTTACTCACAAAAAGCTAATCTCGATATTGAAATTGTTGTAGATATGTTTAATACGGTAGACCAGTACGACCGAGTAGTTCTATTTAGTGGTGATGGAGATTTTGAAAGAGCAATTGAGTTATTACGTTCCAAAAATACACATATTACAGTAGTCTCAACAGAAGGAATGATAGCTAGAGAATTACGTAATGCTACGGATAGATATATAGACTTAAATGATATTAGAGACAGAATAGAAAAAGCAGACGGTAATATCTAA
- a CDS encoding 2-isopropylmalate synthase, translating into MTNNPERIIIFDTTLRDGEQCPGATLNIDEKLAIAKQLARLGVDIIEAGFAFASPGDFEAVSKIAQTVGTQTGPVICSLARARHDDIKAAAEAIKPAAKGRIHTFIATSDIHLKYKLKKTRPEVIAIAEEMVAYAKSFTDDIEFSPEDAGRSDPEFLYQVLERAIAAGATTINIPDTVGYTTPSEFGAIIKGIKENVPNIDQAIISVHGHNDLGLAVANFLEAVKNGARQLECTINGIGERAGNAALEELVMALHVRRQYYNPFLGRPADSEEPLTNIDTKQIYKTSRLVSNLTGMLVQPNKAIVGANAFAHESGIHQDGVLKNKLTYEIMDAQLIGLTDNQIVLGKHSGRNAFRTRLKELGFELSETELNKAFVRFKEVADKKKEISDWDLEAIVNDEIQQAPDLFKVELVQVSCGSNARPTATVTLRTPDGEELTDAAIGTGPVDAVYKAINRVVNVPNQLIEFSVQSVTGGIDALGEVTIRLRYESRVFSGHAANTDIIVASAQAYVNALNRLYAALQTQDKQTEVTA; encoded by the coding sequence ATGACAAATAATCCAGAAAGAATCATTATCTTTGATACAACGCTCCGCGATGGTGAACAGTGTCCAGGTGCAACACTCAACATAGATGAAAAATTAGCGATCGCCAAACAATTAGCCCGATTAGGTGTAGATATAATTGAGGCAGGTTTTGCGTTTGCCAGCCCTGGAGATTTTGAAGCTGTTAGTAAAATTGCCCAAACTGTAGGTACACAAACAGGCCCCGTAATTTGTAGTTTGGCCAGGGCAAGGCATGATGATATTAAAGCCGCAGCCGAAGCCATTAAACCAGCCGCTAAAGGCAGAATCCACACCTTTATTGCTACCTCTGATATTCACCTGAAGTATAAGTTGAAGAAAACCAGACCAGAAGTGATTGCGATCGCTGAGGAAATGGTAGCTTATGCTAAGAGTTTCACCGATGATATAGAATTTTCCCCAGAAGACGCGGGACGTTCTGACCCTGAATTTTTGTATCAGGTATTGGAGAGAGCGATCGCCGCAGGTGCAACAACAATTAACATTCCCGACACCGTTGGTTACACCACACCTAGCGAATTTGGGGCAATAATTAAAGGCATCAAAGAAAATGTCCCTAACATCGACCAAGCAATTATTTCCGTTCACGGACACAATGATTTAGGCTTGGCAGTTGCCAACTTCTTAGAAGCAGTAAAAAATGGTGCAAGACAGTTAGAATGTACCATCAACGGCATTGGTGAACGGGCAGGAAATGCCGCTTTAGAAGAATTAGTTATGGCGTTACATGTGCGCCGCCAATATTATAATCCCTTCTTAGGTAGACCAGCAGATTCGGAAGAACCATTAACAAATATCGACACCAAGCAAATCTATAAAACCTCACGCTTGGTTTCTAACTTAACAGGAATGTTAGTCCAACCCAATAAAGCGATCGTTGGCGCTAACGCCTTCGCCCATGAATCAGGTATTCACCAAGATGGGGTATTAAAAAATAAACTCACCTACGAAATCATGGATGCCCAATTGATTGGCTTAACAGACAATCAAATAGTCTTAGGCAAACATTCGGGACGGAATGCTTTCCGTACCCGCTTGAAAGAATTAGGCTTTGAACTATCAGAAACCGAGTTAAATAAAGCCTTCGTCAGATTTAAAGAAGTAGCTGATAAAAAGAAAGAAATTTCTGATTGGGATTTAGAAGCAATTGTCAACGACGAAATCCAACAAGCCCCCGATTTATTCAAGGTTGAACTGGTACAAGTTTCCTGCGGTAGTAATGCGCGTCCCACAGCAACAGTCACCCTCCGCACCCCAGACGGTGAAGAACTCACAGACGCAGCCATCGGTACGGGGCCAGTAGACGCAGTTTATAAAGCAATTAACCGCGTTGTGAATGTTCCTAACCAATTAATTGAATTTTCTGTGCAGTCAGTAACAGGAGGCATAGATGCACTTGGCGAAGTTACCATCCGCCTACGGTATGAATCGAGAGTATTTTCCGGTCATGCAGCTAACACAGATATTATAGTAGCTTCCGCGCAAGCATACGTTAACGCCCTCAATCGTCTATACGCAGCCTTGCAAACTCAGGATAAGCAGACGGAAGTTACAGCATAG
- the dapF gene encoding diaminopimelate epimerase, producing the protein MKFYKYHALGNDYLVINPQDLSFALTPEKIKIICDRNFGIGSDGILLGPLESKTAEFALRIFNPDGSEAEKSGNGLRIFSRYLWDMGLVNDKPFSIETVGGIVKSVIQDAGKTVQVEMGKVSFWSSDIPVVGDKREVIQEPINVGDETFTFCAATIGNPHCVIPLEEVRSDIARKYGSILETHPFFPNRTNVQFMKVINRNTIQIEIWERGAGYTLASGSSSSAAAAVAHKLGLCDAFITVKMPGGEILIQVSEDFTISMTGSVTKVAQGELSAEIFTG; encoded by the coding sequence ATGAAGTTTTATAAATATCATGCCTTGGGTAACGACTATTTAGTAATCAATCCCCAAGATTTATCATTTGCACTTACCCCCGAAAAAATTAAGATAATATGCGATCGCAACTTTGGCATTGGCTCTGATGGTATTTTGTTGGGGCCGTTAGAGTCAAAAACAGCAGAATTTGCATTACGCATTTTCAACCCAGACGGAAGTGAAGCGGAAAAAAGTGGTAATGGACTGCGAATTTTCTCCCGTTATTTATGGGATATGGGGCTAGTTAACGACAAACCTTTCTCAATAGAAACCGTAGGTGGAATCGTTAAATCAGTTATCCAAGACGCGGGAAAAACTGTTCAGGTAGAGATGGGGAAAGTTAGCTTTTGGAGTAGTGATATTCCCGTAGTGGGAGATAAGCGAGAAGTAATTCAAGAACCAATCAATGTTGGCGATGAAACTTTTACATTTTGTGCAGCAACAATTGGTAATCCCCATTGTGTAATTCCTTTAGAAGAAGTTCGTTCCGACATTGCTAGAAAGTATGGGTCAATATTAGAAACTCATCCCTTTTTTCCCAATCGAACTAATGTTCAATTTATGAAAGTTATTAATAGGAATACCATTCAAATTGAAATTTGGGAAAGAGGTGCTGGCTATACTCTAGCTTCAGGTAGTAGTAGCAGTGCGGCGGCGGCTGTCGCGCATAAACTAGGTTTGTGTGATGCTTTTATTACTGTAAAAATGCCTGGGGGAGAAATATTAATTCAAGTAAGCGAGGATTTTACTATCTCTATGACTGGTTCTGTTACGAAAGTAGCCCAAGGAGAATTATCAGCAGAAATATTTACAGGCTAA
- a CDS encoding RecQ family ATP-dependent DNA helicase, producing the protein MNAHKTKAWEEVRTTFQKIWGYEDFRPPQGEIVSSLLSQKDALIIMPTGGGKSICFQLPALLQTGLTLVVSPLVALMENQVQELHQRQQKAALLHSELSTSQRRATLQALEKQQLRLLYLSPETLLSPPVWERLCQPQIQINGLILDEAHCLVQWGETFRPAYRRLGAVRPALLKHKPPGTKISIAAFTATADPTAQKTIQTVLQLQQPEIFRLNPYRPNLQPTVRIAWTPRGRKQQLIKFIQNRPQQAGLIYVRTRRDSEDLAAWLSQMGYATASYHAGLGATERREVENQWLGGKIPFVVCTCAFGMGINKPNVRWVIHYHAPHLLSEYVQEIGRAGRDGKPAEALTLVSEPTGWLDSEDKQRQEFFQEKMRSQQQKAQQLIKKLPQQGEINAVTKQFPDSAVALALLHSSGQLNWLDPFNYKIEYKAKSQPSTQLHATKQMTQYLNTKQCRWQFLLNAFGFTQEAANWRCGHCDNCR; encoded by the coding sequence ATGAATGCTCACAAAACAAAAGCTTGGGAAGAAGTTCGGACTACTTTTCAAAAAATTTGGGGTTATGAAGATTTCCGTCCGCCACAAGGAGAAATTGTTAGCAGTTTATTATCCCAAAAAGATGCACTAATTATTATGCCAACCGGGGGCGGTAAATCAATTTGTTTCCAACTACCTGCACTGCTACAGACAGGGCTGACTTTGGTAGTTTCTCCGTTGGTGGCTTTGATGGAGAATCAAGTGCAAGAATTACACCAACGCCAACAAAAAGCCGCATTACTGCACAGTGAATTATCAACATCTCAACGCCGTGCAACACTACAAGCATTAGAAAAACAACAGCTAAGATTACTATACCTATCTCCCGAAACTTTATTAAGTCCACCAGTTTGGGAAAGATTATGTCAGCCGCAAATACAAATCAACGGCTTAATTTTGGATGAAGCCCATTGTTTAGTACAGTGGGGTGAAACCTTTCGCCCAGCTTACCGCAGATTAGGGGCGGTTAGACCTGCTTTACTCAAACATAAGCCACCAGGAACCAAAATCAGCATCGCCGCATTTACCGCCACGGCTGACCCTACAGCGCAAAAAACGATTCAAACAGTTTTACAATTACAACAACCAGAAATATTTCGCCTCAATCCTTATCGTCCTAATTTGCAGCCTACAGTCCGCATCGCTTGGACTCCAAGGGGTAGAAAACAGCAATTAATCAAATTTATTCAAAATCGACCCCAACAGGCTGGGTTAATTTACGTTCGTACAAGGCGAGATAGTGAAGATTTAGCAGCTTGGTTATCCCAGATGGGTTACGCCACTGCTAGTTATCATGCAGGGTTAGGTGCAACAGAACGCCGAGAGGTAGAAAATCAATGGTTAGGGGGGAAAATCCCTTTTGTGGTGTGTACCTGTGCTTTTGGTATGGGGATAAATAAACCGAACGTTCGGTGGGTCATCCACTATCACGCACCGCACCTATTATCTGAATATGTGCAAGAAATCGGTCGTGCGGGAAGGGATGGTAAACCAGCCGAGGCGTTGACTTTGGTGAGTGAACCTACAGGGTGGTTAGATTCTGAGGATAAACAAAGGCAAGAATTTTTTCAGGAAAAAATGCGATCGCAACAACAAAAAGCCCAGCAATTAATCAAAAAACTGCCACAGCAAGGAGAAATTAACGCTGTTACCAAACAATTTCCTGATAGTGCTGTAGCCCTAGCTTTACTTCATAGTAGTGGTCAATTAAACTGGCTTGACCCATTCAATTACAAAATAGAATACAAAGCCAAAAGTCAGCCATCAACACAACTACACGCTACTAAACAAATGACTCAATATCTCAACACTAAACAATGTCGTTGGCAATTCTTATTAAATGCTTTTGGGTTTACGCAAGAAGCTGCGAACTGGCGTTGTGGACATTGCGATAATTGCCGTTAA
- a CDS encoding Uma2 family endonuclease, protein MTSITRKKLTLEEYLKYDDGSDRQYELVAGELIEMPPESPINVQISLFLLVNFLKFIPFNRVSNKAEIVVCGSRATTRVPDLVVLTEELAKALQGATRSTITLDMPPPALVVEVVSPGKANEDRDYRYKRSEYAARGIAEYWIVDPQKDKITLLTLVDGFYEESIFTGNTLIVSTIFPQLNLTAEQILTAEESNT, encoded by the coding sequence ATGACCTCAATCACCAGAAAAAAATTAACGCTTGAGGAATATTTGAAATATGACGATGGAAGCGATCGCCAGTATGAACTGGTAGCAGGAGAATTAATTGAAATGCCTCCTGAAAGCCCAATAAATGTACAAATATCTCTGTTTTTGCTGGTAAATTTCCTCAAGTTCATTCCGTTCAATCGAGTCAGTAACAAAGCTGAAATTGTCGTGTGTGGTTCTCGTGCTACAACTCGCGTTCCTGACTTAGTAGTGTTAACAGAAGAACTAGCAAAAGCTTTACAAGGCGCTACTAGATCCACTATTACCTTAGATATGCCGCCGCCAGCGCTAGTTGTGGAAGTAGTTTCTCCAGGCAAAGCAAATGAAGACCGTGACTACCGCTACAAACGTTCTGAGTATGCTGCTAGGGGAATTGCAGAATATTGGATTGTTGACCCCCAAAAAGACAAGATTACTTTACTAACGTTAGTAGATGGGTTTTATGAAGAAAGTATATTTACAGGAAATACATTAATCGTTTCTACTATTTTTCCTCAATTAAACTTAACAGCAGAGCAAATACTCACAGCCGAAGAAAGTAACACATAA
- the pheS gene encoding phenylalanine--tRNA ligase subunit alpha, whose product MTSNLEAQLLALRQEGEEAIAAANTLERLEELRVNYLGKKGQLGALLRSMGQMSAEERPKIGAIANTVKEALQASLDQQRATLESAQIQAQLDAETLDVTMPGIYRPQGRIHPLNGIIDRALDIFVGLGYTVAQGFEMETDYYNFEALNTPPDHPARDMQDTFYLPDGNLLRTHTSSVQIRYMEKEEPPIHIVAPGRVYRRDNVDATHSAVFHQIELLAIDEGLTFTDLKGTIKVFLQAMFGELPIRFRASYFPFTEPSAEVDLQWNGRWLEVMGCGMVDPNVMKSVGYDPEIYTGFAAGFGVERFAMVLHQIDDIRRLYTSDLRFLKQF is encoded by the coding sequence ATGACTAGCAACTTAGAAGCTCAACTTTTAGCATTGCGGCAGGAAGGAGAAGAGGCGATCGCCGCCGCCAATACCCTCGAACGTCTGGAGGAACTCAGGGTTAATTATCTGGGTAAAAAAGGGCAACTGGGGGCGTTGCTGCGGAGTATGGGGCAGATGAGTGCAGAGGAAAGACCAAAAATTGGAGCGATCGCCAACACGGTCAAGGAAGCCCTACAAGCTAGTTTAGACCAGCAACGCGCCACCCTAGAATCTGCCCAAATTCAGGCGCAGTTAGACGCAGAAACTCTTGATGTCACCATGCCGGGAATTTACCGCCCCCAAGGTCGGATTCATCCCCTAAATGGCATTATCGACCGGGCGCTAGATATCTTTGTCGGCTTGGGTTACACCGTGGCGCAAGGGTTTGAGATGGAGACAGATTACTATAATTTTGAAGCTCTCAACACCCCACCAGACCACCCAGCCCGTGATATGCAGGATACCTTCTACCTCCCAGATGGTAATCTCTTACGTACTCATACCTCATCGGTACAAATTCGTTACATGGAAAAAGAGGAACCACCGATTCACATTGTGGCTCCAGGGCGAGTGTATCGGCGGGATAATGTTGATGCTACCCACTCCGCAGTTTTCCATCAAATTGAACTGTTAGCAATTGATGAAGGATTAACTTTTACCGACCTCAAAGGCACTATTAAGGTGTTCTTACAAGCAATGTTTGGTGAGTTACCAATTCGTTTCCGCGCCAGTTATTTCCCCTTTACCGAACCTTCGGCTGAGGTAGATTTGCAGTGGAATGGGCGCTGGTTAGAGGTGATGGGTTGCGGGATGGTTGATCCAAATGTGATGAAATCTGTAGGTTATGACCCAGAAATTTACACTGGTTTTGCGGCTGGTTTTGGTGTAGAACGTTTTGCAATGGTGTTACACCAAATCGATGATATTCGTCGTTTATATACCAGCGATTTACGCTTTTTAAAGCAGTTTTAA
- the surE gene encoding 5'/3'-nucleotidase SurE, with product MKLLISNDDGISALGIRTLANALAEAGHDVTVVCPDRERSATGHGLTLHQPIRAEIIESIFHPSIKAWACDGTPSDCVKLALWALLDSPPDLVLSGINQGANLGTEILYSGTVSAAMEGMIEGIPSIAFSLTSHIYKDFQPAAKFATVLVEQLATKPIPDLMLLNVNIPAVSWEEIAGVKLTRQGVRRYVDVFDKRTDPRGKTYYWLTGEVLEEVEPPEGLNLPRHVPIDVHVVRDKYISITPLQYNLTYARGLDKLSDWNFPLS from the coding sequence ATGAAACTACTAATTAGCAACGATGACGGCATTTCCGCTTTGGGTATTCGGACTTTAGCTAACGCTTTAGCTGAGGCTGGCCATGATGTAACTGTAGTCTGTCCAGATAGAGAGCGATCGGCTACTGGTCATGGATTGACTTTACACCAACCGATTCGCGCGGAAATTATCGAGTCAATTTTTCACCCTTCCATCAAAGCTTGGGCTTGCGATGGTACTCCTTCCGACTGTGTGAAGTTGGCACTTTGGGCTTTATTAGACTCTCCTCCTGATTTGGTTCTGTCTGGGATTAACCAAGGTGCAAATCTAGGAACGGAAATTTTATATTCTGGTACGGTGTCTGCGGCGATGGAGGGCATGATTGAAGGCATTCCCAGCATTGCTTTTAGTTTAACCAGCCATATTTACAAGGATTTTCAGCCTGCGGCGAAGTTCGCCACCGTCTTAGTAGAACAACTGGCGACTAAACCCATACCCGATTTGATGTTACTGAACGTAAATATCCCGGCTGTATCTTGGGAAGAAATCGCTGGTGTTAAACTCACCCGTCAAGGGGTGCGGCGCTATGTTGATGTTTTCGATAAACGTACTGATCCTCGTGGTAAAACCTACTACTGGTTAACCGGAGAAGTTTTAGAAGAGGTAGAACCCCCAGAAGGTTTAAACCTGCCCCGACACGTACCCATTGATGTGCATGTGGTGCGTGATAAATATATCAGCATCACACCATTGCAATACAACCTCACCTATGCTAGAGGACTAGATAAATTATCTGATTGGAATTTTCCCTTGTCCTAA
- a CDS encoding MBL fold metallo-hydrolase: protein MLRIENQFTVQFWGVRGSIPCPGPNTVRYGGNTPCVEMQVAGKRLIFDGGTGLHVLGQSLLRQMPIEAHLFFTHSHWDHMQGFPFFVPGFVKGNNFHIYGAIAPDGSTVEQRLNDQMLHPNFPVPLQIMQANLHFHDVQPGQPIQMNEITIETAPLNHPGEAVGYRVNWRGGAAVYITDTEHFSDKLDENVLWLARNADILIYDSTYTDEEYYSPKSPKIGWGHSTWQEAVKVAKAANVKTLVIFHHDPAHDDDFLDQVGAQAFAKFSGAIMAREGMVLQVPVSVPLSESFPVSNFS from the coding sequence ATGTTAAGGATAGAGAATCAATTTACTGTACAATTTTGGGGAGTTCGTGGCAGCATTCCCTGTCCAGGGCCAAATACAGTCCGCTACGGTGGCAATACTCCCTGTGTGGAGATGCAGGTAGCAGGTAAACGCTTAATTTTCGATGGCGGTACAGGACTACACGTTTTGGGACAATCTTTATTGCGCCAAATGCCAATAGAGGCGCACCTGTTTTTCACTCATTCCCATTGGGATCATATGCAGGGATTTCCCTTTTTTGTGCCTGGGTTTGTTAAAGGGAATAATTTTCATATTTACGGTGCGATAGCTCCCGATGGTTCGACTGTAGAACAACGGCTCAACGATCAAATGCTCCACCCTAATTTTCCCGTACCTTTGCAAATCATGCAAGCCAATCTGCATTTCCACGATGTGCAGCCAGGACAACCCATCCAGATGAATGAGATTACCATCGAAACAGCACCACTCAACCATCCTGGTGAAGCTGTAGGCTATCGAGTTAACTGGCGCGGTGGTGCAGCAGTTTACATTACCGATACAGAACATTTCTCAGATAAATTAGATGAGAATGTCCTGTGGTTGGCTCGCAATGCGGATATCCTGATTTACGATTCCACCTACACTGACGAAGAATATTATTCTCCCAAATCACCGAAAATTGGCTGGGGACATTCGACTTGGCAAGAGGCTGTCAAAGTTGCCAAAGCTGCTAATGTTAAGACATTAGTGATTTTTCATCATGACCCTGCCCATGACGATGATTTCTTAGATCAGGTAGGCGCACAAGCATTTGCTAAGTTTTCTGGGGCAATTATGGCGCGGGAAGGGATGGTACTCCAGGTTCCTGTGTCGGTTCCCTTATCAGAATCTTTTCCTGTTAGTAATTTTTCATGA
- a CDS encoding bifunctional riboflavin kinase/FAD synthetase, which produces MLNLSQNGCSVWVASGNELLLTPTAVALGKFDGVHLGHQRVIQPVLQPNRSGQTGEEYGNAPLAPSPSAAPQERIYSTVVTFRPHPQEFFTGQPRTWLTPLDEKVQQLRSLGVDQLVLLPFDKELTALSPEDFVEKILVQQLHCQQISVGQDFCFGKQRRGTAKDLELIAAKYHIPVTIVPLQTSQGQFIEDINCGHFESLEDAPISTSLIRQALETGDIKTANRFLGRPYTLIGVVVEGEQLGRTIGFPTANLELPKDKFVPCRGVYAVRVKILGETPDANVKSEMLGVMNIGNRPTVNGTYSSVEVHLLDWSGDLYGKQLAVQLIEFLRPEQKFPSLDALKEQIQQDCIVARQVLMRI; this is translated from the coding sequence GTGCTAAATCTGTCTCAAAATGGGTGTTCTGTGTGGGTTGCTTCTGGAAACGAACTGCTGCTTACGCCAACGGCTGTGGCCCTTGGTAAATTTGATGGAGTGCATCTTGGCCATCAAAGAGTAATTCAACCAGTTTTACAGCCAAATAGGAGCGGACAAACAGGGGAAGAGTATGGGAATGCCCCATTAGCCCCAAGCCCTTCAGCAGCACCACAAGAACGGATATACTCTACAGTTGTCACATTTCGTCCTCATCCCCAAGAGTTCTTTACCGGACAACCCCGGACTTGGTTAACTCCCCTAGATGAGAAAGTACAACAATTGCGATCGCTTGGGGTAGACCAACTAGTACTACTACCCTTTGACAAAGAATTAACTGCTTTGTCACCGGAAGATTTTGTCGAAAAAATTCTGGTACAACAACTACACTGTCAACAAATCAGTGTCGGGCAAGATTTTTGTTTCGGCAAGCAACGCCGTGGTACGGCCAAGGATTTAGAGTTAATAGCCGCAAAGTACCATATTCCTGTTACCATAGTACCGCTACAAACTTCCCAAGGACAATTTATCGAAGATATTAACTGTGGTCATTTTGAATCTTTAGAGGATGCCCCTATTAGTACTTCATTGATTCGTCAAGCCTTAGAAACAGGCGACATCAAAACTGCCAACCGATTTTTAGGAAGACCCTACACCCTCATCGGCGTTGTCGTTGAAGGCGAACAACTTGGTAGAACTATCGGTTTCCCTACAGCTAATCTAGAACTACCAAAAGATAAATTTGTTCCCTGTCGGGGTGTTTACGCCGTTCGCGTCAAGATTTTGGGTGAAACACCAGACGCAAATGTAAAATCCGAAATGCTCGGAGTAATGAATATTGGCAACCGCCCCACAGTCAACGGTACTTATTCATCAGTAGAAGTGCATCTTCTCGATTGGTCTGGGGATTTATATGGTAAACAACTGGCTGTGCAGTTAATAGAATTTTTGCGACCAGAACAAAAATTTCCCTCTCTAGATGCCTTAAAAGAGCAAATTCAACAAGATTGCATTGTGGCTAGACAAGTTCTCATGAGGATATAA
- a CDS encoding RidA family protein, with protein sequence MAHQIIRTDKAPAPVGPYNQAIAASGKILFVAGQIALDPTTGAVVGEGDVKQQTEQVFANLHAILQAAGLKFANVVKTTVFLADMDDFAAVNAVYAQYFDEATAPARACVEVARLPKDVLVEIECIAVIPER encoded by the coding sequence ATGGCTCATCAAATTATTCGTACTGATAAAGCACCTGCACCAGTGGGGCCTTATAATCAAGCGATCGCTGCCTCTGGTAAAATACTTTTCGTAGCTGGACAAATTGCCCTTGACCCCACTACAGGCGCAGTTGTGGGAGAAGGAGATGTCAAACAGCAAACAGAACAAGTATTCGCTAATCTCCATGCCATCTTACAAGCTGCCGGACTCAAATTTGCTAACGTAGTTAAAACAACTGTGTTCCTTGCGGATATGGATGACTTTGCCGCCGTGAATGCAGTTTATGCCCAGTATTTTGACGAAGCGACAGCGCCAGCGCGTGCTTGTGTGGAAGTTGCGCGTTTACCAAAAGATGTGTTGGTAGAAATTGAATGTATTGCTGTTATTCCTGAAAGATAA
- a CDS encoding NUDIX domain-containing protein yields the protein MTYRNPAPTVDIIIELIDKPHRPIVLIERHNEPLGWALPGGFVDYGEAVEVAARREAEEETGLKVELVEQLLVYSDPSRDPRQHTISIVFLATATGEPQAGDDAKGVGVFESWLVPNNLCFDHDRILRDYWRYRHYGIRPRLG from the coding sequence ATGACTTATAGAAATCCTGCACCTACGGTTGATATTATTATTGAATTGATAGACAAACCCCATAGACCGATAGTATTAATTGAGCGACATAACGAACCTTTGGGGTGGGCGCTTCCTGGGGGTTTTGTTGATTATGGGGAAGCGGTGGAAGTAGCGGCGCGGCGGGAAGCAGAGGAAGAAACGGGATTAAAGGTAGAGTTGGTGGAACAGTTGTTAGTCTATTCTGACCCCAGCCGTGATCCGCGTCAGCACACGATTAGTATTGTGTTTTTGGCAACGGCGACGGGGGAACCACAGGCGGGGGATGATGCTAAAGGTGTAGGTGTTTTTGAATCTTGGCTTGTGCCTAATAATTTATGCTTTGACCACGATCGCATTTTGCGAGATTATTGGCGTTATCGCCATTATGGGATTCGTCCCAGATTGGGCTAA